In the Pontibacillus sp. HMF3514 genome, CCCATCGATATCAAAGCGGAAGGCAAGATGTTTGCCTGGAGATTTTGTATCCCATATTGCTACTAATCCTGTATTTCCACCATGCATGTGTAAGAGCCAATCTCCTTCAACTCCTTGAAAGTAGGCTTCAGACTCCTTTTTTTGCAAAAGCTCTTTGGATGGTACACCGTAGCGAGATTCACTTTTGAGTGCATGCTGACCAACATAGAGCTTGAATCCTAAATTCTCTAATTCTTTTCCAATTTTGTAAGTCGTGTAGTACTCCATAAATCCTAGCTCAGGTTGTTGGTGAAAGGACCGGCGCCAGGACTGTAACTTAGGTTTGATCGATTCTGTGAAGCCATTCTTAAGAAGCATTCGTATCATTCCTTTTCTTGCAAGTTTTCCAATGTTTCAATAGCGAGTTGTGCCATGTACATACTGCCCTGTGGTAAAGCTTTTTCATTTAGCTTGAAGGCTGGATCGTGAAGCGGTTTCTGATTTTCGGCATCCTCGATTTGTGTCCCAAGCCATATGAATGCACCAGGATATTGATTGAGGAAGCGGGAAAAATCTTCACCGGCCAAAACAGGGTCTAGCGTTGGTGTCGCCTCTTCTCCAAGCATGTGCTGAGCTGTGGCGCGAGCCTGCTGTGCCCATTTTGGTGTATTAATGGTAGCAGGGTATCCATCTAGGTATTCAATCTCAACTTCAGCGTCAAAAGCTTCAACGGTCTGCTTGATAATTTGATGGAATCGCTTTTTAACCTTATCTTTCACTTCTGATTTGTAGGTTCGAACGGTTCCTTCAAAATAAACCTGATCCGGAATGACGTTGTAGCGATAACCACCTTCAATTCGGCCAACTGTTACCACTGCTGAATCGAGCGGGTTAACATTTCTGCTCACGATCGTTTGAAGGGATGAAATAACCTGATTAGCGATAATAATCGCATCATTGCCATCCTGTGGCATACTCGCATGACCACCTCTTCCTTTAATCGTGACCGAAAACCGATCTGAGGCACCCATCATTTCTTTATTGCGTATGCCAATCTGTCCTACTGGAAGGGAAGGCCATACATGCTGTCCGTAAATAACGTCAGGTTGGTATTGAGCAAAAACCCCATCATACATCATTTTTTGAGAACCACCATGAGGAGCGTTTTCCTCAGCAGGTTGGAATACTAGAAGAACAGTTCCTTGAATTTGATCTCTCATTTGCTGAAGAGCGTATCCAGTTCCAAGTAACATCGCTGTATGAGCATCATGCCCACAAGCATGCATTTTTCCTGGAGTTTTAGAGATATGATCATGTTGGTTGGTCTCCTGAATAGGAAGAGCATCCATATCAGCCCGCAGCGCTACCGTCTTACCTGGCTTGGCCCCTTTAATAATGCCGAGTACCCCAGTCTCAGCGAAACCGGATTGAAACTCAATTCCGTATTCCGTTAGTATCTCTTGAACAAGTCTAGAAGTTTCATACTCTTCATTACTCAGTTCAGGGTTTTGATGTAAAG is a window encoding:
- a CDS encoding M20 family metallopeptidase, which gives rise to MSNILDLIKNIESDIITIRRTLHQNPELSNEEYETSRLVQEILTEYGIEFQSGFAETGVLGIIKGAKPGKTVALRADMDALPIQETNQHDHISKTPGKMHACGHDAHTAMLLGTGYALQQMRDQIQGTVLLVFQPAEENAPHGGSQKMMYDGVFAQYQPDVIYGQHVWPSLPVGQIGIRNKEMMGASDRFSVTIKGRGGHASMPQDGNDAIIIANQVISSLQTIVSRNVNPLDSAVVTVGRIEGGYRYNVIPDQVYFEGTVRTYKSEVKDKVKKRFHQIIKQTVEAFDAEVEIEYLDGYPATINTPKWAQQARATAQHMLGEEATPTLDPVLAGEDFSRFLNQYPGAFIWLGTQIEDAENQKPLHDPAFKLNEKALPQGSMYMAQLAIETLENLQEKE